In one Agathobacter rectalis ATCC 33656 genomic region, the following are encoded:
- a CDS encoding radical SAM/SPASM domain-containing protein produces the protein MDEMLVEKYTDEENHIVYKKCKAFTNGKKYFLLNELGYSILIDHELFNMLQQKKVSTDFASKLLQHRLAEFDNLNHCDLCTNYKIRPEFFMIDLTTRCNLNCKYCFRDVNNPENYKSISKEMLNEICKYIFDYCTKHEVKKISIQPWGGEPLLEMEKIKWMYDFFENTPISVHFTIETNGVLLTEENVKWLFEHNVSIGISIDGNKEIHDRQRVFANTKGSFEYVLQGIKNVKKYYGDNFGIINTITRNSIEHIEDILDFYAKDINIKHVKFNFVHESEFAANLCLNKEQVIDGTKRVYKKIMSLNNEGYNIIDMNIRHKLLNLLIRDNSDICVSQGCTGGTSMIVFDMEGYIYPCELTDYIEERIGNVKEAVDLIKIVKEAKETKAYFKEKDDVSCLSCSWRYFCKGGCSIKAKLSRTKKDDLECTINSTLYPEMIESILSEQKLINDFLNMKIIGG, from the coding sequence ATGGATGAAATGTTAGTTGAAAAGTATACAGATGAAGAAAATCATATAGTGTATAAAAAATGCAAAGCCTTTACTAATGGTAAAAAATATTTTTTATTAAACGAATTAGGGTATTCAATATTGATTGATCATGAATTGTTTAATATGTTGCAGCAAAAAAAAGTATCTACAGATTTTGCGAGTAAGTTATTACAGCATCGACTGGCTGAATTTGATAATTTAAATCATTGTGATTTATGTACAAATTATAAGATTCGTCCAGAATTTTTTATGATTGATTTGACAACTCGCTGTAATTTGAATTGTAAATATTGTTTTCGAGATGTAAACAATCCTGAGAATTATAAATCTATTTCTAAAGAAATGCTTAATGAAATTTGTAAATATATTTTTGATTATTGTACGAAACATGAGGTTAAGAAAATATCTATTCAACCATGGGGTGGAGAACCTTTACTTGAAATGGAAAAAATTAAATGGATGTATGATTTTTTTGAAAATACACCTATATCTGTGCATTTTACGATTGAAACCAACGGAGTACTACTCACAGAAGAAAATGTAAAATGGTTATTTGAACATAATGTGTCAATAGGAATAAGTATTGATGGTAATAAAGAAATTCATGATCGGCAAAGAGTGTTTGCAAATACGAAAGGGTCGTTTGAATATGTACTTCAAGGAATAAAAAATGTAAAGAAATATTATGGAGATAATTTTGGAATTATTAACACAATAACTCGGAACAGTATTGAGCATATAGAGGATATATTGGATTTTTATGCAAAAGATATTAATATAAAACATGTTAAATTTAATTTTGTACACGAGAGTGAATTTGCAGCTAACCTATGTTTGAATAAAGAACAGGTAATAGATGGAACAAAAAGAGTCTATAAGAAAATTATGTCTTTAAATAATGAAGGATATAATATTATAGATATGAATATTCGGCATAAATTATTGAACTTATTAATACGTGATAATTCAGATATTTGCGTATCACAAGGCTGTACAGGTGGAACAAGTATGATTGTGTTTGACATGGAGGGCTACATTTATCCTTGTGAACTAACGGATTATATAGAAGAAAGAATTGGAAATGTTAAAGAAGCAGTAGATTTGATTAAGATAGTAAAAGAGGCAAAAGAGACAAAAGCATATTTTAAAGAAAAAGACGATGTTAGTTGTTTGTCATGCTCATGGAGATATTTTTGCAAAGGTGGTTGTAGCATAAAAGCAAAATTATCAAGAACGAAAAAAGATGATTTGGAATGTACGATAA
- a CDS encoding radical SAM protein: MNSAYLAISYICNQKCSFCPCTKEEKKFKYMDFQEVKDSVFRLKEELGIMEVVLSGGEPTLHPNFFDIISYLDSMNIKITLLSNAEKLDDINFVREISNRINSNNISVITTIHSQTEELHERVNGSKGSFRKTIRGLVNVNQAGFHTIVKHCVTKENYTELKEFFQFVDNTFPQSVDMQLCSIDYCGLEEEIKNNYKLEFPRMRPYLEKMFDKYLEKGEPGRLVYCFNMPLCSADPFYWRFFTPKSYGYEGYVSPNRDGKSQRAYNVDSNVGLYTNACKKCKANQLCAGTYRTAFELFGDSIVKPYV; encoded by the coding sequence ATGAATTCAGCGTATTTGGCAATTAGTTATATATGCAATCAAAAGTGTAGTTTTTGTCCATGTACAAAAGAGGAAAAAAAATTTAAATATATGGATTTTCAGGAGGTAAAAGATTCTGTATTTAGATTAAAAGAAGAACTAGGAATAATGGAAGTTGTTCTTTCAGGAGGAGAGCCAACATTACATCCGAATTTTTTTGATATTATATCATATCTTGATAGCATGAATATTAAGATTACGTTATTAAGTAACGCGGAAAAATTAGATGATATAAACTTTGTAAGAGAAATATCAAACCGTATAAATAGTAATAATATTTCTGTGATTACCACGATACATAGTCAAACAGAGGAATTACACGAACGCGTAAATGGTTCTAAAGGCAGTTTTAGAAAAACTATAAGAGGATTAGTAAATGTTAATCAAGCAGGTTTTCATACAATAGTAAAACATTGTGTTACAAAAGAAAATTATACGGAATTGAAAGAATTTTTTCAGTTTGTTGATAATACATTTCCACAATCCGTGGATATGCAATTGTGTAGCATAGATTATTGCGGTTTGGAAGAAGAAATAAAAAATAACTATAAACTAGAATTCCCTAGAATGCGTCCTTATTTGGAAAAAATGTTTGATAAATATCTTGAAAAAGGAGAACCAGGACGGTTGGTGTATTGCTTTAATATGCCATTATGTTCTGCGGATCCATTTTATTGGAGATTTTTTACACCAAAATCTTATGGCTATGAAGGTTATGTTTCGCCAAATAGAGATGGAAAATCGCAAAGAGCATATAATGTTGATTCAAATGTTGGATTGTATACAAATGCATGTAAAAAATGTAAAGCCAACCAATTGTGTGCGGGAACGTATAGGACAGCATTTGAGCTGTTTGGTGATAGTATTGTAAAACCGTATGTATAA